The Algoriphagus sanaruensis genome window below encodes:
- a CDS encoding LysR family transcriptional regulator, translating into MELRHLNYFQAVADELNYRKAADRLFISQPGLSRQIKQLEEELGVQLFERDKKHVELTAAGKFLKGEVDFVLNHLETTKQQLLQIANGREGELRIGFLGSASNQVLPELLKKINQNFPKVTTSLEELSNQVQVEMIQKDKLDLGFVRMASVPDELEMKSVYRDTFSLVVPVNHPVTVKNFTSVGQFANESFILFSSDYSNFYYEQILGICRDSGFSPRIKHKSVHALTIFRLVENGLGVAIVPSSLKEGYDLNVRFMEIPGTSRFTELSVIWKPDNRNPVLGKVLEIV; encoded by the coding sequence TATCGAAAAGCAGCAGATCGACTTTTTATTTCACAACCTGGGCTTAGTAGGCAGATCAAACAACTGGAGGAAGAATTGGGAGTTCAGCTCTTTGAACGAGATAAAAAACATGTGGAGCTTACAGCTGCTGGGAAGTTTTTAAAGGGAGAAGTCGACTTTGTCTTGAATCATTTAGAGACAACTAAACAGCAACTTTTACAAATCGCAAATGGAAGGGAAGGAGAGCTTCGAATTGGATTTTTGGGTTCTGCATCCAATCAGGTACTTCCCGAATTGCTAAAAAAAATTAACCAGAATTTTCCCAAAGTCACGACGAGCCTAGAAGAACTGAGTAATCAAGTTCAGGTGGAAATGATTCAAAAAGATAAGTTGGATTTAGGTTTTGTTCGCATGGCTTCTGTGCCAGATGAATTAGAAATGAAGTCAGTTTATCGGGATACGTTTTCATTGGTGGTTCCTGTTAACCATCCGGTTACTGTGAAAAATTTCACCAGTGTCGGTCAATTTGCCAACGAGTCTTTTATTCTATTTTCTTCAGATTATTCGAATTTCTATTACGAACAAATCTTAGGAATCTGTCGAGATTCGGGATTTTCACCGCGAATAAAACACAAGTCGGTTCATGCACTGACCATATTCCGATTGGTAGAAAACGGACTCGGCGTAGCTATTGTCCCCAGTTCCTTGAAGGAAGGATATGATTTGAACGTCCGATTTATGGAAATTCCTGGGACTTCCAGATTTACGGAGTTATCTGTGATTTGGAAACCTGACAATCGAAACCCTGTTTTGGGGAAAGTTCTTGAGATCGTTTAA